Proteins from a genomic interval of Pseudomonadota bacterium:
- the hfq gene encoding RNA chaperone Hfq: MAKKDDKTNNVQDVFLNHLRKTRQPCTVFLTNGVKLQGKVTWFDNFCVTLTRDGITQLVYKHAISTVMPADAFQMHDILDIDNVGNEA; encoded by the coding sequence ATGGCTAAAAAGGACGATAAGACAAATAATGTCCAGGACGTGTTTCTGAACCATCTTAGAAAAACACGTCAACCTTGTACGGTGTTTCTAACAAACGGTGTTAAGCTTCAAGGCAAAGTAACATGGTTTGATAACTTCTGCGTAACGCTCACACGCGATGGTATTACTCAGCTTGTTTACAAGCATGCCATTTCTACTGTGATGCCTGCAGATGCGTTCCAAATGCATGACATCCTCGATATCGATAACGTTGGTAACGAAGCTTAA
- the hflX gene encoding GTPase HflX: MDEQHFTGTNCYVLHVESPPLGGEDKLPSLRSSEDKLAEAINLTEALNLEVVGSSSVTLKRINPKSYVGGGKIEEVAEFCHENGVDIVVVNTQLSPSQQRNLELMMELKVVDRTHLILEIFADRARTKAGRLQVELAHCMFQQSRLVRTWTHLERQRGGLGKTGGPGERQIELDRRMIQERIINIKKQLVSVEKERELHRKTRKKSRIPVVALVGYTNAGKSTLFNALVGDEAEAKDMLFATLDPLMRRFLLPNNEPIILSDTVGFVSDLPHQLVDAFAATLEEVAGADLLLIVHDASSPDADAQYQDVCEVLKNIKADKVPMLHVGNKMDMVEGGFNFHLPKGTLPTSAISGEGVEELVQKMTENLFGEEKTFVFDVHASEGKWMAWLHAHGDVLSSSLNEDIWHIEVTLNSATATILQEEAPHIYETRQNMKKPA, from the coding sequence GTGGACGAACAACATTTTACTGGCACAAACTGTTATGTGCTACACGTAGAATCTCCTCCTCTAGGGGGGGAGGATAAACTACCTTCTTTACGTTCCTCTGAAGATAAACTCGCAGAGGCCATCAATCTGACTGAAGCTCTTAACCTAGAGGTTGTTGGCTCTTCTTCTGTTACGCTCAAGCGTATTAACCCTAAATCCTATGTAGGTGGCGGTAAAATAGAAGAGGTGGCTGAGTTCTGCCATGAGAATGGCGTAGATATTGTTGTGGTGAATACCCAGCTGTCTCCCTCTCAGCAGCGTAACCTAGAGCTTATGATGGAACTGAAGGTGGTTGATAGAACGCACCTTATTCTTGAAATTTTTGCGGATCGCGCCCGTACCAAAGCTGGTCGACTGCAGGTTGAACTTGCACACTGCATGTTCCAACAGAGTAGACTTGTTCGTACATGGACCCACCTTGAGCGTCAACGTGGTGGCCTTGGTAAAACAGGTGGACCTGGTGAGCGTCAGATTGAGCTTGATAGACGTATGATTCAAGAACGTATTATCAATATTAAAAAGCAGTTGGTAAGTGTTGAGAAGGAAAGGGAGCTTCATCGTAAGACCCGTAAGAAATCTCGCATTCCTGTGGTTGCACTCGTAGGTTATACCAACGCTGGTAAATCAACGCTCTTTAATGCACTTGTGGGTGATGAAGCCGAAGCCAAAGACATGCTCTTTGCAACGCTAGATCCACTCATGCGTCGTTTCTTACTTCCAAATAATGAGCCGATTATTCTGTCTGACACTGTAGGGTTTGTGAGCGACCTTCCTCACCAACTTGTTGATGCCTTTGCAGCAACGCTAGAAGAAGTGGCTGGCGCAGATCTTCTACTCATTGTCCATGATGCCAGCAGCCCTGATGCTGACGCACAATACCAAGACGTCTGTGAAGTTCTCAAGAACATTAAGGCAGATAAGGTACCAATGCTCCATGTAGGGAACAAAATGGATATGGTTGAGGGTGGCTTTAACTTCCACCTGCCAAAAGGTACACTTCCAACATCAGCAATCTCTGGTGAAGGTGTAGAAGAGCTTGTACAAAAGATGACTGAAAACCTATTCGGTGAAGAGAAAACCTTTGTGTTTGATGTTCATGCGTCAGAAGGAAAATGGATGGCATGGCTCCATGCTCATGGTGATGTATTGAGTAGTAGTCTAAACGAAGATATCTGGCATATTGAGGTGACGCTAAACAGCGCAACGGCAACCATTCTTCAAGAAGAAGCCCCTCATATTTACGAGACACGACAAAACATGAAAAAGCCTGCTTAA
- a CDS encoding NAD(+)/NADH kinase, producing MSVFKTLALFVHPKMDFSYPVFDELNELAKKFGVSVVLCGPDESLMPVVPFPRMDVKDLPSNSLAVIMGGDGTFLHAATPLMGLDIPMIGIDFGTIGFLTDTSPKYAYITLQQVLEGQYNVEHRPYFLATVGETQFAFVNEVAVNRHPHERPLDFDIYVEGELVLQDYRGDGMIFASPTGSTGYSRSAAGAVMHPSLKAMIMTPVCAQSRAVRPHVLPDHFEIRMSLNAAGAQGGMLMFDGQAGPCSVLAGQALCVGKSPYTFPLVTTKELSYFERYHQKLT from the coding sequence ATGAGTGTGTTTAAAACACTTGCTCTATTTGTTCATCCGAAGATGGATTTCTCTTATCCTGTTTTTGATGAACTCAATGAGCTGGCCAAAAAGTTTGGCGTATCAGTTGTACTGTGTGGGCCAGATGAAAGTCTGATGCCTGTGGTACCTTTCCCGCGCATGGATGTAAAAGATCTACCCTCCAACAGCCTTGCTGTGATTATGGGTGGTGATGGCACATTTCTACATGCTGCAACACCTCTTATGGGGTTAGATATCCCTATGATTGGGATTGACTTTGGCACCATTGGTTTTTTGACCGATACCTCGCCGAAGTATGCTTACATTACCCTCCAGCAAGTCCTGGAAGGTCAATATAATGTTGAGCACCGTCCATACTTTCTTGCGACTGTTGGTGAAACACAGTTTGCCTTTGTGAATGAGGTGGCTGTGAACCGTCATCCGCATGAGCGCCCTCTGGATTTTGATATTTATGTGGAAGGTGAGCTTGTCTTACAAGACTACCGTGGTGACGGAATGATCTTTGCGAGCCCCACAGGCTCTACAGGGTATAGCCGCTCTGCGGCTGGTGCTGTGATGCACCCATCTCTCAAAGCTATGATCATGACACCAGTTTGTGCGCAGTCTCGTGCTGTTCGGCCTCATGTTTTGCCGGATCATTTTGAAATTCGGATGAGTTTGAATGCAGCTGGCGCACAGGGTGGCATGCTTATGTTTGATGGGCAAGCCGGCCCTTGCTCTGTTCTTGCAGGGCAAGCGCTTTGTGTGGGCAAAAGCCCTTATACCTTCCCATTGGTCACCACCAAAGAGCTCAGCTACTTTGAGCGTTATCATCAAAAACTCACGTAA
- a CDS encoding OmpA family protein encodes MKPYISLALSALLVGCTTTGTHPNGQPNENNSAVIGAVLGAALGGLAGSISADNADNKRKNALIGAGIGALAGGVVGNYMEQQEALLNQRLQGTGVEVERQGDNILLNMPNSITFDFNKAQVKPDFYGVIRNISDVLNGYPSTYVDVIGHTDSVGSEDYNEALSFRRAQAVSDIMMGDGVLGSRLVVRGMGERLPVASNDTQEGRAQNRRVEILIAPHREGF; translated from the coding sequence ATGAAACCTTATATTTCTCTGGCGCTTAGCGCCCTTCTTGTGGGATGTACAACAACTGGTACACACCCGAATGGTCAACCAAATGAAAACAACAGCGCTGTGATTGGTGCGGTACTTGGTGCAGCTCTAGGTGGCCTTGCAGGTTCTATTAGTGCTGATAACGCTGATAACAAGCGTAAGAACGCCCTTATCGGTGCAGGTATTGGTGCTCTTGCTGGTGGTGTTGTCGGGAACTACATGGAGCAACAAGAAGCGCTCCTTAACCAGCGCCTACAAGGCACAGGTGTAGAAGTTGAACGCCAAGGCGACAACATTCTTCTGAACATGCCAAACAGCATTACGTTTGACTTTAACAAAGCGCAAGTGAAGCCAGATTTTTACGGTGTCATTCGTAACATCTCTGATGTACTTAACGGTTACCCAAGCACATACGTTGATGTGATTGGTCATACAGATAGCGTTGGCTCTGAAGATTACAACGAAGCCCTATCATTCCGCCGTGCGCAAGCCGTAAGCGACATCATGATGGGCGACGGTGTACTAGGCAGCCGTCTTGTTGTGCGTGGTATGGGTGAGCGTCTCCCTGTTGCCAGCAACGATACACAAGAAGGCCGCGCACAAAACCGCCGCGTTGAAATTCTCATTGCCCCTCATAGAGAAGGCTTTTAA
- a CDS encoding N-formylglutamate amidohydrolase: MPAFFDSPHSGKNYPDTFKHRVSRSILRTLEDMYVDELFNAAPSLGAPMLESLFPRNFIDTNRRLSDLDPSMVENGWCYVPTEESRYARTGKGLIWKEAYTHGAIYHDLLTKEDVTDRIDNYYKPYHSALRSQIDELHGQFGVVYHVNCHSMPGISSGGELDEKGTKRPDIVVSDRFGTTCDPNFTKLIAHAFEEHGLTVKVNDPYQGGEIVAGYGQPDRGVHSVQIELNRDLYMDPNTLEKTDGFDTLHVIVSDVSRQICEYAKANIPVKTLPKGLKERRKVAI; the protein is encoded by the coding sequence GTGCCTGCGTTTTTTGATAGCCCACACAGTGGCAAAAATTATCCCGACACATTTAAACACCGCGTTTCAAGAAGTATCCTACGCACTCTAGAAGATATGTACGTAGACGAACTCTTTAACGCTGCACCATCACTTGGTGCCCCAATGCTGGAATCTCTCTTTCCGCGTAACTTTATTGATACAAACCGTAGGCTGAGTGACCTTGACCCAAGCATGGTTGAAAATGGCTGGTGCTACGTCCCAACAGAAGAGAGCCGTTACGCGCGTACAGGTAAAGGCCTTATTTGGAAAGAAGCCTACACACACGGCGCCATTTATCATGATCTTCTCACCAAGGAAGACGTCACAGATCGTATTGACAACTACTACAAGCCATACCACAGCGCCCTAAGAAGCCAAATTGATGAGCTTCATGGCCAGTTTGGTGTGGTTTACCATGTGAACTGTCATTCTATGCCTGGCATTAGCTCTGGCGGCGAATTAGACGAGAAGGGTACAAAACGCCCTGATATCGTAGTGAGCGACCGCTTCGGTACAACCTGTGATCCAAACTTTACCAAGCTGATTGCCCACGCTTTTGAAGAGCATGGCCTAACAGTGAAAGTGAATGACCCATACCAAGGTGGTGAAATTGTAGCAGGCTACGGACAACCTGATCGCGGCGTACATAGTGTACAGATTGAGCTGAACCGCGACCTGTATATGGATCCCAATACGTTAGAGAAAACAGATGGCTTTGATACGCTTCATGTCATTGTGAGCGATGTCAGCCGTCAAATCTGTGAGTATGCTAAGGCAAATATCCCAGTAAAAACACTGCCAAAGGGCTTGAAGGAACGAAGGAAGGTTGCTATATAG
- a CDS encoding NAD(+)/NADH kinase yields the protein MSQFKTLALFIKPGTSLMHAVFEEIKTCATEKELEVVVCAPEVEVMMDPPFPRKETAHLKDHETLAIVLGGDGTFLNASRLLYGKNIPILGINLGHLGFLTDVPAEHTYKKICNVLAGEFKIDNRPYFTARIGDTVLPFVNDAVLNRKSEHKMVSIDVKVDSEHVTERRADGIIIATPTGSTAYNLSTGGPIVHPSVDALLLTPISPHTLTFRPVVLPANVPVKLTLKTPEALLSLDGQTSMELKEAESVCIEKSPHTMKIIHSNRMSYFDLLRTKLHWDTSQ from the coding sequence AGATCAAAACATGTGCTACTGAAAAAGAGCTAGAGGTTGTGGTGTGCGCACCTGAGGTGGAAGTGATGATGGACCCACCTTTCCCACGTAAAGAGACGGCTCATCTTAAAGATCATGAAACCTTGGCGATTGTACTTGGTGGTGATGGCACCTTCCTAAATGCAAGCCGCCTACTCTATGGTAAGAACATTCCAATTCTTGGTATTAACCTTGGTCACCTTGGCTTTTTAACAGATGTACCCGCTGAGCATACCTATAAAAAAATCTGTAACGTACTTGCTGGCGAATTTAAGATTGATAACCGCCCTTACTTTACAGCGCGTATTGGTGATACGGTTCTGCCATTTGTAAATGATGCGGTTCTGAACCGTAAATCTGAACATAAAATGGTCTCGATTGATGTGAAGGTTGATAGTGAGCACGTAACAGAGCGCCGTGCAGATGGGATTATTATTGCAACGCCAACAGGCTCTACAGCGTATAACCTTTCTACTGGTGGCCCGATTGTGCATCCGAGTGTGGATGCCCTACTTCTTACGCCAATTAGCCCACATACACTGACTTTTAGGCCTGTCGTGCTGCCTGCAAATGTGCCTGTTAAGCTGACTCTTAAAACACCAGAAGCCCTACTGAGCCTAGATGGACAAACCTCTATGGAACTGAAAGAAGCGGAAAGCGTGTGCATTGAGAAGAGCCCGCACACTATGAAGATTATTCACAGTAACCGTATGAGTTATTTTGATCTCCTCAGAACAAAACTTCACTGGGATACCAGCCAATAA